The Cylindrospermum stagnale PCC 7417 genome segment ACATCGCTGTGGATTGAAATCTCTCCTGGTATCGAAATTAATAAAATTACAGATGTAGCCCTGAAAGCTGCCTCTGTCCGTCCGGGAGTACAGGTAGTTGAACGACTATACGGTCTATTAGAAGTTCATTCTAGCTCCCAAGGCGAAACGCGAGCCGCTGGTCAAGCCATTTTGGCGTTGCTAGGAGTCGAAAAAGAGGAATGTCTCAAACCCCGTGTCGTTTCTAGTCAGATCATCCGCAACATTGATGCTTACCAAACACAACTTATCAATCGCACGCGACGCGGACAGCTACTACTAGCAGGGCAAACACTGTATGTGTTAGAAGTTGAGCCTGCTGCTTACGCCGCACTGGCTGCAAATGAAGCCGAGAAATCAGCCGCAATTAACATCCTTGAGGTTCAAGCTGTAGGCAGCTTTGGACGGCTTTACTTAGGTGGACAAGAACAGGATATTCTTGCAGGTGCGGCAGGAGCTTTAACAGCGATTGATAGAGTTGCAGGGCGGGTAAATCCTCAGAGTAGGCGTCAGGAGTAAAGGAGAAAA includes the following:
- a CDS encoding bacterial microcompartment protein; protein product: MGIELRSFVFLDNLQPQHAAYMGTVAQGFLPLPGDTSLWIEISPGIEINKITDVALKAASVRPGVQVVERLYGLLEVHSSSQGETRAAGQAILALLGVEKEECLKPRVVSSQIIRNIDAYQTQLINRTRRGQLLLAGQTLYVLEVEPAAYAALAANEAEKSAAINILEVQAVGSFGRLYLGGQEQDILAGAAGALTAIDRVAGRVNPQSRRQE